One genomic region from Spirosoma sp. KCTC 42546 encodes:
- a CDS encoding RagB/SusD family nutrient uptake outer membrane protein yields MKNPITKGTVATALMMLVTFACQDKFLDVPATGQLSGAQLTSKAGLDGLLVGAYAQLNARGFSQSASSFNWVRGSVSGGDANKGSNSGDFNALTPFQTYGILATSGEVNAKWNAMYEGVARCNSTLRSLASAGSDVTAADKARISGEARFLRAHYYFELKRSFNKVPYVDETKDYGTGIEAVPNSADIWPNIEADFKYAVDNLPASQGAVGRANKWAATAYLAKTYLYEKKYAEAKALFDQVIASGVTSDGKKYALNTNFQDNFNAAKDNSSESVFAIQAAANAGNSDNANPDLVLNFPYNTGSNGPAGCCGFFAPSFELANSFRVDANGLPLLDGSYNSAANQLKTDQGIASSAPFTPDAGPVDPRLDWSIGRRGIPYLDWQVHPGLDWIRDQGFAGPYSPIKFVFYKSQDKVLTDGSSWTDGYSAINYNIIRYADVLLMAAECEVEVGSLATALSYVNQIRSRAKGTAYVKTAAGANAANYQIGLYTAFADKAAARTAIQFERKLELSGEGHRFYDLVRWGTASTVLNAFIAYEGKLLPVGYTGAKYTTGKDEYLPIPQQQIDSQGKSILAQNPGY; encoded by the coding sequence ATGAAAAATCCGATTACAAAGGGGACCGTAGCCACTGCTCTGATGATGCTGGTTACCTTCGCCTGTCAAGATAAATTCCTGGATGTACCGGCCACGGGTCAGTTATCTGGGGCTCAGTTAACCTCCAAAGCTGGTCTGGACGGGCTCTTGGTTGGCGCTTATGCCCAATTGAATGCCCGTGGTTTTTCCCAATCCGCCAGCTCGTTTAACTGGGTTCGCGGTAGTGTTTCCGGCGGAGATGCCAACAAAGGCTCTAACTCCGGGGACTTTAACGCCCTGACGCCATTTCAAACCTATGGCATTTTAGCCACCAGCGGTGAAGTAAACGCCAAATGGAACGCTATGTACGAAGGAGTTGCCCGGTGTAATTCGACCTTGCGCTCACTGGCTTCAGCCGGTTCAGATGTAACGGCCGCCGACAAAGCCCGCATCTCGGGGGAAGCTCGCTTCCTGCGCGCTCACTACTACTTTGAACTTAAGCGTTCGTTCAACAAAGTTCCGTATGTGGATGAAACGAAGGATTACGGTACGGGTATTGAAGCCGTCCCCAATAGCGCCGACATCTGGCCTAACATTGAGGCTGATTTCAAATACGCTGTTGACAACCTGCCTGCTAGCCAGGGAGCCGTGGGCCGGGCCAATAAATGGGCGGCTACAGCTTATCTGGCTAAAACGTACCTCTATGAGAAGAAATACGCTGAAGCCAAAGCGCTCTTCGATCAGGTCATCGCCAGTGGAGTTACCTCGGATGGTAAAAAGTATGCGTTGAATACAAACTTCCAGGATAACTTCAATGCTGCCAAGGATAACAGCTCGGAGTCGGTGTTCGCTATTCAGGCGGCTGCCAACGCGGGTAACTCAGATAATGCCAACCCTGACCTCGTACTGAACTTCCCTTACAACACGGGTTCTAACGGTCCGGCTGGTTGCTGCGGATTCTTTGCCCCTAGCTTTGAACTGGCCAACTCGTTCCGGGTAGATGCCAATGGCTTACCCTTACTGGATGGCTCCTACAATTCAGCTGCAAACCAGTTGAAAACTGACCAGGGAATTGCGTCAAGTGCGCCGTTTACACCCGATGCGGGTCCAGTAGATCCTCGTCTGGACTGGTCGATAGGCCGTCGGGGTATTCCTTACCTGGATTGGCAGGTGCACCCAGGTCTGGACTGGATTCGTGACCAAGGTTTTGCTGGTCCTTACTCACCGATCAAGTTTGTGTTCTACAAATCGCAGGATAAAGTACTGACCGATGGTAGCTCGTGGACGGATGGTTACTCGGCCATCAACTACAACATCATCCGCTACGCTGACGTGCTGCTGATGGCGGCTGAGTGCGAAGTGGAAGTAGGTAGCTTAGCAACCGCTCTATCGTATGTAAACCAGATTCGGAGTCGTGCCAAAGGCACTGCTTACGTGAAAACGGCAGCTGGTGCTAATGCAGCTAACTATCAGATCGGTTTGTACACAGCGTTTGCCGACAAGGCTGCGGCTCGTACGGCGATCCAGTTTGAGCGGAAGTTGGAGCTGTCGGGCGAAGGTCACCGGTTCTATGACCTGGTTCGTTGGGGCACGGCCTCTACGGTGTTGAACGCCTTCATTGCTTACGAAGGCAAACTGTTGCCAGTGGGTTACACGGGTGCTAAATACACCACCGGCAAAGATGAGTATCTGCCGATTCCGCAACAGCAGATTGACTCTCAGGGCAAGAGCATACTTGCTCAGAACCCAGGGTACTAA
- a CDS encoding endonuclease MutS2: MLYPNTLEQKLGFDTIRERLKEACVSPLGQDYVEKIRFTDNVQLIDKLLQQTTEFKQIVQYEPDFPNSNYIDVRPHLSRVRVEGLALTEAEFFDLKLALRTVQDCLRFLSRQSDSKRDESTNFPFLRELAGPVGVDKKLTEALERVIDDRGNVRDSASPELASIRRRIIGEQANLRKRLDSIIRQARQNGWIPDDLSLTVRGGRLVIPIAAEHKRKIKGFVHDESQTGQTVFLEPAEVFDANNEIRELEYAERREIYRILLALTDQVRPHLDDLRKAINFLAQIDFIRAKAKLAVQLDAIMPKLHDRPFVNWINARHPLLYLSFSKQGKAVVPLNVRLDEKARILIISGPNAGGKSVALKTIGLLQYMLQCGLLIPMAEYAEMGVFQNLFIDIGDEQSLENDLSTYSSHLTAMKQFLIGANKRTLFLIDEFGTGTEPGLGGAIAESILEDLNKSGAYGVINTHYTNLKVMADKTSGLINGAMRFDGEHLEPLYQLEIGRPGSSFAFEIAQKIGLPKGVIDRAKEKLGNQQVNFEKLLKELDIEKRVFSEKNIEIGINQRKLAQQLAEYTALKNRLDNDQKKIVNDAKQKAKALVQEANQRIETTIREIKENKAEREPTKQIRQELERFEQKELKPEPVVVETPKQPEEEFENDGGAITVGSYVRIAGQNTESTAAIGEVLTLRGKDAEIRIGDLKSNVKLNRLEKVSKKTFKEATDVRDDRPRSQGVDINEKMQNFSFNLDIRGKRGEEALGEVDRFFDDALMLGYPELRIVHGKGDGILRTLVRNHLRGYKQVGKMEDEHADRGGAGVTIVKMR, encoded by the coding sequence ATGCTTTACCCAAATACCTTAGAACAAAAATTAGGTTTCGATACCATCCGCGAACGTCTTAAAGAAGCCTGCGTCAGTCCGCTGGGACAGGATTATGTTGAGAAGATTCGGTTTACGGATAATGTACAGCTTATCGACAAACTACTTCAGCAAACAACGGAGTTCAAACAGATTGTTCAGTATGAACCCGACTTCCCGAATAGCAATTACATCGACGTTCGACCACATCTGAGCCGTGTCCGTGTAGAAGGGCTGGCGCTAACTGAAGCCGAATTTTTCGACCTTAAACTAGCCCTTAGAACCGTTCAGGACTGTTTGCGTTTTTTATCCCGCCAAAGTGACTCCAAACGGGATGAAAGTACGAATTTCCCATTCCTTCGCGAATTAGCGGGTCCAGTTGGCGTCGATAAAAAGCTGACGGAAGCCCTTGAGCGCGTCATTGATGATCGGGGAAATGTCCGGGATTCTGCTTCGCCCGAATTAGCCAGCATTCGTCGGCGTATTATCGGCGAGCAGGCTAATCTGCGCAAACGGCTCGATAGTATCATTCGGCAGGCCCGGCAAAATGGCTGGATTCCCGACGATCTCTCGCTAACCGTTCGCGGAGGACGGCTGGTAATACCCATTGCCGCCGAGCACAAACGCAAGATCAAAGGCTTCGTTCATGACGAGTCGCAAACGGGGCAAACAGTGTTTCTCGAACCCGCTGAAGTCTTCGATGCCAACAACGAAATTCGGGAACTGGAGTATGCAGAACGACGCGAAATCTATCGTATTCTGCTCGCCCTTACTGACCAGGTTCGCCCCCATTTAGACGACTTAAGAAAGGCGATCAATTTTCTGGCGCAAATCGACTTCATTCGGGCAAAGGCCAAATTGGCTGTTCAATTGGATGCGATCATGCCTAAGCTCCACGACCGACCTTTTGTTAATTGGATCAATGCCCGGCATCCATTGCTTTATCTCTCATTTTCGAAGCAGGGGAAAGCGGTTGTACCCCTCAATGTTCGGTTAGATGAGAAAGCGCGCATTCTGATTATTTCAGGGCCGAATGCAGGGGGTAAATCCGTTGCCCTTAAAACAATTGGCTTGTTGCAGTACATGCTGCAATGCGGGTTACTTATACCGATGGCTGAGTACGCAGAAATGGGCGTTTTTCAGAATTTGTTCATCGACATTGGCGACGAACAGTCACTTGAAAATGACCTCAGTACGTATTCGTCGCACTTAACCGCCATGAAACAGTTTCTGATTGGCGCTAACAAACGGACGCTGTTTCTGATCGACGAATTTGGTACAGGAACAGAGCCTGGTTTAGGGGGAGCCATTGCCGAATCCATTCTGGAAGATCTCAACAAGTCCGGCGCTTATGGTGTGATCAATACACACTATACTAACCTAAAGGTTATGGCCGACAAAACGTCGGGGCTGATTAATGGCGCCATGCGCTTCGATGGCGAGCATCTGGAACCGCTGTATCAGTTAGAAATTGGTCGGCCGGGCTCTTCGTTTGCGTTTGAGATTGCTCAGAAAATTGGGCTGCCGAAAGGCGTCATTGATCGGGCGAAAGAAAAGCTCGGTAATCAGCAGGTGAATTTCGAGAAATTGCTGAAAGAACTTGATATCGAGAAACGGGTTTTCTCCGAGAAAAACATCGAAATCGGCATCAATCAACGGAAGCTGGCGCAGCAGTTGGCCGAATATACCGCCCTGAAAAATCGCTTAGACAACGATCAGAAGAAGATTGTTAACGACGCCAAACAAAAGGCGAAAGCCCTCGTTCAGGAAGCAAATCAGCGGATTGAAACTACTATCCGTGAGATTAAGGAAAATAAAGCCGAGCGCGAACCCACGAAGCAGATCCGACAGGAGTTGGAACGGTTCGAACAAAAAGAACTGAAGCCAGAACCCGTTGTTGTCGAAACGCCCAAACAACCTGAGGAGGAGTTTGAAAACGATGGTGGAGCTATTACCGTTGGCAGCTATGTTCGCATAGCAGGCCAGAACACCGAATCCACGGCGGCCATTGGCGAGGTACTGACTCTGCGTGGTAAAGATGCCGAAATCCGTATCGGGGATCTGAAATCGAATGTCAAACTAAACCGACTTGAAAAAGTAAGCAAGAAGACCTTCAAAGAGGCTACTGACGTTCGGGACGACCGGCCCCGCAGCCAGGGTGTTGATATAAACGAAAAGATGCAGAACTTTAGCTTCAACCTAGACATTCGGGGCAAACGGGGTGAAGAAGCCCTCGGCGAAGTTGATCGTTTTTTTGATGATGCGTTGATGCTCGGCTACCCAGAACTCCGCATCGTTCATGGTAAAGGCGACGGTATTCTACGCACCCTCGTTCGGAACCACCTTCGAGGGTATAAACAGGTGGGAAAAATGGAAGACGAACACGCTGATCGAGGTGGCGCGGGTGTGACAATTGTAAAGATGAGATAA
- a CDS encoding TonB-dependent receptor — protein MKATLYRFLQTAFLGAVLLLWGLSASAQDRRLTGKITGTDGPVPGANVVLKGTQTGTSSDASGNFALNIRGANPVLVVSAIGFKTQEIQVGNRTAVTVSLEDDATALSEVVVTGYSTENRRDVTGAVSTVKPAQLKVVPSANVEQQLQGRVAGVTVITNGQPGTSSQVRVRGFGSFGGNQPLYVVDGVPTQNIQFLAPDDIESTTVLKDAASASIYGARAASGVIVLTTKKGQRRAQKLSVSYDGLFGATDPGKSLPILNPQEQADWSWQARKNDLYQAGTTPDATSFAGIAGGQYGSGLTPVLPDYLLVGSRSGLSASQVDLTAEAAKYNVNSANGAIYNVIPSNKAGTDWYAAITRVAPLMRHQLGFSGGTESSRFYISLGMQQQSGIVINNEFKKYNLRANTEFDITKKLRFGENFQISYVATKGILGGVGNQLGNATNNNSSAASDENEVLSAFRMPPIIPIYNSFGGYAGTAAPGFNNPRNPVADRMANANNGNFNIFGFGNAYLEYDVLPSLTLRSSIGGTYFSNYFNSYGRVQYENSENNTTYTYSEGSGYGLAWTFTNTATFKQKFGRHDIFALGGIEALNTGLGRNINGSGQNPFSQDPNYVTINTTTPGATRGVGSNYFLGNKFYSLFAQARYTYNDKYILTGVIRRDGSSQFAASNRYGVFPAASAAWRLSGEEFMKNLPWVSDLKVRGGYGIMGNSNYLSATNQFNLYGGGAGQGYDLGGTNNSISQGFYRSQIGNPEAKWESSITKNIGVDGTFFNNKLEVVLDFWQKDTKDLLYPLALPGVVGVRSSAPYKNVASMTNKGIDILVTNRGTLSGDLTYEVTGIASFLDNKITAIDPSVPYFNAGGTRLSTNVVRNQPGHDLSSFFGYNVIGLFNSKEEVAAAPTQDGAAPGRFRYQDTDGNGKINDDDRQFLGSPIPKFTGSITLTLKYKGFDLNTNLYASLGNKIFNNQRWFTDFYPSFTGAAMGGRVRDSWLPTHTNTTVPIFESASNFSTNTQANSYYVENGSYARMQYLNLGYTFPAVVLNKVNLSRLRLSVSATNLFTITKYSGLDPGVGGSADQNFGIDVGNYPVQRGYNVGLSFGF, from the coding sequence ATGAAAGCAACGCTCTACAGGTTTCTGCAGACCGCTTTTCTGGGCGCAGTTCTACTGCTCTGGGGCTTATCAGCCTCTGCCCAAGACCGTCGATTGACGGGTAAAATTACGGGTACTGATGGTCCCGTACCAGGTGCCAACGTGGTCCTAAAAGGGACCCAAACGGGTACCAGTTCCGACGCAAGCGGTAACTTTGCCTTAAACATCCGGGGCGCCAACCCGGTGCTGGTTGTATCAGCTATTGGCTTTAAAACCCAGGAAATTCAAGTAGGTAACCGTACTGCCGTAACTGTATCTCTTGAAGATGACGCAACTGCTTTAAGTGAAGTAGTAGTAACCGGGTACTCCACTGAAAATCGTCGGGATGTAACTGGAGCCGTATCCACTGTGAAACCCGCTCAATTGAAGGTTGTTCCTTCGGCAAACGTGGAGCAACAGCTACAGGGCCGTGTAGCCGGGGTAACTGTGATCACTAACGGACAGCCAGGTACCTCCAGCCAGGTTCGAGTGCGGGGCTTCGGTTCGTTTGGGGGTAACCAGCCTTTGTATGTAGTTGATGGTGTACCGACCCAGAACATCCAGTTTCTTGCTCCAGATGATATCGAAAGCACCACGGTGCTGAAAGATGCGGCCTCAGCTTCTATTTATGGAGCACGGGCTGCTTCGGGTGTGATCGTGTTGACAACCAAGAAAGGTCAGCGTCGGGCGCAGAAATTAAGTGTTAGCTACGATGGTTTATTTGGTGCTACCGATCCAGGCAAAAGCTTACCAATCCTGAATCCACAGGAGCAGGCCGACTGGAGCTGGCAGGCCCGTAAAAATGACCTGTACCAAGCTGGTACAACCCCCGATGCGACGAGCTTTGCGGGTATTGCCGGTGGTCAGTATGGCTCGGGCTTAACACCTGTTCTGCCAGATTATCTGTTGGTTGGTAGCCGTTCGGGCTTGTCGGCTTCGCAGGTAGATCTAACGGCTGAAGCCGCTAAGTATAACGTCAATTCGGCTAACGGTGCGATTTACAACGTAATTCCATCTAACAAAGCAGGCACCGACTGGTATGCAGCCATTACCCGTGTAGCTCCATTAATGCGCCATCAGCTTGGTTTCTCGGGTGGTACTGAATCGAGCCGATTCTATATTAGCCTGGGTATGCAACAGCAGTCAGGGATTGTTATTAATAATGAATTTAAAAAATACAATCTCCGTGCTAATACCGAGTTCGATATCACCAAGAAACTCCGGTTCGGCGAAAATTTCCAGATTTCGTATGTTGCAACCAAAGGCATTTTGGGCGGTGTGGGAAACCAATTGGGTAATGCTACCAATAACAACTCAAGTGCTGCTTCGGACGAAAATGAAGTGTTGTCGGCGTTCCGTATGCCGCCAATCATCCCGATTTATAACTCCTTCGGTGGGTATGCCGGTACAGCCGCCCCAGGTTTTAACAACCCCCGTAATCCGGTTGCTGACCGTATGGCCAACGCTAACAATGGCAACTTCAACATCTTCGGCTTTGGGAACGCGTATTTAGAATACGATGTACTTCCATCCTTAACCCTGCGCAGCAGCATTGGTGGTACGTATTTCAGCAACTATTTTAATAGCTACGGTCGGGTACAGTACGAAAACTCGGAGAATAACACCACCTACACCTACAGCGAAGGATCGGGTTATGGCTTAGCCTGGACCTTTACCAACACGGCTACTTTCAAACAGAAGTTTGGTCGCCATGACATCTTTGCGTTAGGCGGTATCGAAGCGCTGAACACAGGGCTGGGTCGTAACATCAACGGATCGGGTCAGAACCCATTCTCGCAGGACCCTAACTACGTGACCATCAACACAACCACGCCAGGCGCCACCCGCGGTGTTGGAAGTAACTATTTCCTCGGGAATAAATTTTATTCCTTGTTTGCGCAGGCTCGTTATACCTACAATGACAAGTATATCCTGACGGGTGTTATCCGCCGGGATGGTTCGTCTCAGTTTGCGGCTTCCAACCGGTACGGGGTGTTCCCTGCTGCCTCAGCAGCCTGGCGTTTGTCGGGCGAGGAGTTCATGAAAAACCTACCCTGGGTATCAGACCTGAAAGTACGGGGTGGGTACGGTATCATGGGTAACTCAAACTACCTGAGTGCTACTAACCAGTTTAACCTCTACGGTGGTGGGGCTGGTCAGGGTTATGACCTCGGTGGCACCAATAACTCGATTTCGCAAGGCTTCTACCGGAGCCAGATCGGGAACCCAGAAGCTAAGTGGGAATCCAGTATCACCAAGAACATTGGGGTCGATGGAACCTTCTTCAACAACAAGTTGGAAGTAGTGCTCGATTTCTGGCAGAAGGACACCAAGGATCTGCTTTACCCATTGGCGTTGCCGGGTGTCGTAGGCGTTCGGTCGAGTGCTCCCTACAAAAACGTAGCCAGCATGACCAACAAAGGGATCGACATTCTGGTGACCAACCGGGGTACACTCTCGGGGGATCTGACCTATGAAGTAACGGGTATTGCCAGTTTCCTGGACAACAAGATCACGGCCATTGACCCATCGGTTCCGTACTTTAACGCGGGTGGTACTCGTTTAAGCACCAACGTAGTTCGGAACCAACCTGGTCATGACCTGTCTTCGTTCTTCGGATACAATGTAATTGGTCTGTTCAACAGCAAGGAAGAAGTGGCCGCTGCGCCAACGCAGGATGGTGCCGCTCCGGGTCGTTTCCGTTACCAGGATACGGATGGAAATGGCAAGATCAATGATGACGACCGTCAGTTCCTTGGGAGCCCTATTCCGAAGTTCACGGGTAGTATCACCCTGACGCTGAAGTACAAAGGTTTCGATCTAAACACCAACCTGTACGCATCGCTGGGCAACAAGATCTTCAACAACCAGCGCTGGTTCACCGATTTCTACCCATCCTTCACAGGTGCTGCTATGGGTGGCCGTGTACGGGATTCATGGTTACCAACACACACAAACACCACAGTGCCCATTTTCGAGAGTGCTTCGAACTTCAGTACCAACACCCAGGCCAACTCGTACTACGTAGAGAACGGTTCATACGCCCGGATGCAGTATCTGAACTTAGGCTACACCTTCCCAGCGGTGGTTCTGAACAAAGTGAACCTGAGCCGTTTGCGCTTATCTGTATCGGCCACTAACCTGTTCACCATCACCAAATACTCGGGTCTTGATCCAGGCGTTGGTGGTTCGGCTGACCAGAACTTCGGTATCGACGTGGGTAACTATCCGGTTCAGCGTGGCTACAACGTGGGCTTAAGCTTCGGTTTCTAA
- a CDS encoding carboxypeptidase-like regulatory domain-containing protein, whose product MPYKRLFILCVASFLSWSGSAWAQGKYVIGTVIDQTTKGPVDKVLVVNQRTRQRARTNASGRFFLTIQPGDSLILTSQLYNRTGIRYDGSDNPTIVAHALPPMPYRVVDLAEVTVTGKRYEEVKREIQQLLDEPTASKKVTGEQAFDRLADGAGVTLLYEMFGKRPKSDRKAYYIMQQDRRHALALERFRLLVEQSTTLRADEVDRFFDFCDFDDDYLLKAEDYDLINTIQQLRNRFQNGINRRPSRIAPDPNQSTPKQP is encoded by the coding sequence ATGCCCTACAAACGCCTTTTCATTCTTTGCGTTGCCAGTTTCCTAAGTTGGTCAGGTAGCGCGTGGGCACAAGGCAAATACGTAATTGGAACAGTCATTGACCAAACCACTAAAGGTCCTGTCGACAAGGTACTGGTTGTGAATCAACGCACCCGGCAGCGGGCTCGTACCAATGCAAGTGGACGTTTTTTCCTCACGATTCAACCGGGCGATTCGCTTATTTTAACCAGCCAGCTTTATAACCGTACCGGTATCCGTTACGATGGATCAGATAATCCAACGATTGTTGCCCACGCGCTTCCACCTATGCCCTACCGAGTGGTTGACCTTGCGGAAGTAACCGTAACGGGTAAGCGCTATGAAGAAGTTAAACGCGAAATTCAGCAACTACTCGACGAGCCAACAGCCTCGAAAAAAGTAACGGGTGAGCAGGCCTTTGATCGGCTAGCCGATGGCGCGGGCGTAACTTTACTTTACGAAATGTTTGGGAAAAGGCCTAAATCAGATCGGAAGGCCTATTATATCATGCAACAGGATCGGCGGCATGCACTGGCCCTGGAGCGATTCCGGTTACTGGTTGAGCAGTCAACAACGCTACGAGCTGATGAAGTTGATCGGTTCTTCGACTTCTGCGATTTTGATGATGATTACCTGCTTAAAGCTGAAGATTACGACCTGATAAACACTATTCAGCAGCTCCGAAATCGCTTCCAGAACGGGATTAATCGGCGTCCCAGTCGGATTGCACCCGACCCAAATCAGTCCACGCCTAAACAGCCATAG
- a CDS encoding response regulator, whose product MTPLKILIVEDETITAMDLRETLQEAGHVVTAIARTFQDAVKSVKNNPPDLALVDIHLEGSSANGIETAKKLLEIHSMPIMYLTANSEPETFQLAKETVPVAYLLKPFRHDELKLQIEMAYHYFQYTLTKSSDIPVSNYLYFPVDNGHEKIDPNDVLYIEADGSYVEIFLASKKTYYISMNLGHLAQYFPTPNFYRLSRSLLINLNYLERLEPNHLYLVNHEPPIPIPATSRKELMNKLRVVRTKKAPSH is encoded by the coding sequence ATGACGCCACTTAAGATTTTGATTGTTGAAGACGAAACCATTACCGCAATGGATCTTCGCGAAACCCTCCAGGAAGCTGGTCATGTTGTTACGGCAATTGCCCGTACGTTTCAGGATGCCGTGAAGTCTGTTAAGAATAATCCCCCTGATCTAGCCCTGGTCGATATTCATCTGGAGGGTTCATCTGCGAACGGTATTGAGACCGCCAAGAAACTACTGGAAATTCATTCGATGCCAATTATGTATCTGACGGCTAATTCTGAGCCTGAAACCTTTCAATTGGCAAAAGAGACAGTACCTGTAGCTTATTTACTAAAACCATTTCGACACGATGAACTGAAGTTACAGATTGAAATGGCCTATCATTATTTTCAATATACACTGACCAAATCCAGTGATATTCCAGTATCTAACTATTTATATTTCCCGGTTGATAATGGGCATGAAAAAATAGATCCTAACGATGTGCTCTATATCGAAGCGGATGGGTCGTACGTAGAGATTTTTCTGGCCAGCAAAAAGACATACTACATTAGCATGAACTTAGGCCATCTGGCCCAATATTTTCCAACACCTAATTTCTACCGATTATCCCGATCACTTCTTATTAATTTAAACTATCTGGAACGCCTGGAGCCTAACCATCTGTACCTGGTCAATCACGAGCCTCCCATTCCCATTCCGGCTACAAGTCGCAAAGAATTGATGAATAAGCTCAGAGTGGTTCGGACAAAGAAGGCTCCCTCTCATTAA
- a CDS encoding HAD family phosphatase encodes MKAVIFDMDGVIVDTNPHHRIAWREYYQRNGKTLSDDDFVHYVSGKHNTDIVAHLFANQSLTPEEVHRLSKEKEALFRELYRPAITPVTGLIPFLKALKEAGIRTAVATSAPVENLDFVMDALNIRPYFDALLNESMVSHPKPDPEIYQKAMAMLGVEPADSVIFEDSMTGIQAAKASGAFVVGMATTQSPDELRPFVDDVATDFTELSLDRIQKLVKFF; translated from the coding sequence ATGAAAGCAGTCATTTTTGACATGGATGGGGTCATTGTTGACACCAACCCCCACCACCGCATTGCCTGGCGGGAGTACTACCAGCGCAATGGAAAAACCTTAAGCGACGACGATTTTGTACACTATGTTTCAGGAAAACATAACACAGACATTGTTGCTCATTTATTTGCCAATCAATCACTTACTCCCGAAGAGGTACACCGGTTAAGCAAGGAAAAAGAAGCTCTATTTCGAGAATTATACCGCCCCGCCATTACGCCGGTTACCGGATTGATCCCGTTTTTGAAAGCCCTGAAAGAAGCAGGTATCCGCACAGCAGTGGCAACATCGGCTCCGGTCGAAAACCTTGACTTTGTCATGGACGCTCTGAACATTCGGCCTTATTTTGATGCACTACTAAATGAAAGTATGGTTAGCCATCCGAAGCCTGACCCCGAAATTTATCAGAAAGCAATGGCTATGTTAGGCGTTGAACCAGCGGATAGCGTCATTTTTGAGGATTCAATGACGGGTATTCAGGCAGCTAAAGCATCGGGCGCGTTTGTTGTTGGTATGGCTACCACTCAATCTCCTGATGAACTCCGGCCATTCGTAGATGATGTGGCAACTGATTTTACCGAGTTATCACTCGATCGGATACAAAAACTGGTTAAGTTTTTTTAA
- a CDS encoding AGE family epimerase/isomerase, translating to MDINQLRAELRQEHKDILAYWQRYAPDADHGGFYGRVNYQNQPDPKADKGIVLNARILWTFSAALRHTHHEEYRATANQAFQYIRQYFIDPQYGGVYWSVDAMGQPKYPLKHSYGEAFALYGLSEYVHATNSAPALALAKTQFQHMVKHAFDQNKGGFVEALNQDWSPATDYIISKYDNQEIKTMNTHLHILEAFTCLYRVWPDKSVADQIRGLLHMFLEHIIDPKTYRMNLFMDTNWAVRRTAISYGHDIEASWLLPEAADVLAARNPGDKPLQKTVRDVGVRMARAASTGFDPTDGGMNYELEPDGHLNSERSWWVLAEAMVGFMNAYQLTHDKAFLDKSIKSWEFIKKYLLDLKNGEWFSGVTVAHKVLGNDKISMWKCPYHNSRACLEMLERLEHLR from the coding sequence ATGGATATAAACCAACTCCGCGCAGAATTAAGACAGGAGCATAAAGATATTCTGGCCTATTGGCAACGGTATGCACCTGATGCCGATCACGGTGGATTCTATGGTCGAGTCAATTACCAGAATCAACCTGATCCTAAAGCAGACAAAGGCATCGTACTGAACGCCCGTATCTTGTGGACATTCTCTGCGGCACTTCGGCATACCCATCACGAAGAATACCGAGCCACCGCCAATCAGGCTTTCCAATATATTCGTCAATATTTTATCGATCCGCAGTATGGTGGCGTGTATTGGTCAGTTGATGCGATGGGCCAGCCCAAATATCCCCTTAAGCACTCCTATGGCGAAGCTTTCGCACTTTACGGCTTAAGTGAATATGTACATGCCACAAACTCCGCTCCTGCCCTAGCCCTCGCGAAGACTCAATTTCAACACATGGTGAAGCATGCCTTTGATCAAAACAAAGGCGGCTTTGTCGAAGCCCTCAACCAGGATTGGTCACCGGCAACGGATTACATCATTAGTAAATACGACAATCAGGAGATAAAGACGATGAACACGCACCTCCACATTCTGGAGGCTTTCACCTGTCTGTATCGCGTCTGGCCTGACAAATCCGTTGCCGATCAGATACGGGGCCTATTGCACATGTTTCTGGAGCATATCATTGATCCGAAAACGTATCGCATGAATTTGTTTATGGATACGAACTGGGCAGTTCGGCGAACGGCAATTTCCTATGGTCATGATATTGAAGCCTCCTGGCTATTACCCGAAGCCGCCGATGTATTAGCGGCTAGAAACCCCGGCGATAAGCCTCTCCAGAAAACAGTTCGGGATGTGGGCGTGAGAATGGCAAGAGCCGCTTCTACCGGGTTCGATCCTACCGATGGTGGCATGAACTATGAACTTGAGCCCGATGGTCACCTCAATAGCGAACGGTCGTGGTGGGTACTGGCCGAGGCCATGGTGGGGTTCATGAATGCTTACCAGCTTACACACGATAAAGCGTTTTTAGATAAGTCCATTAAAAGTTGGGAGTTCATCAAAAAATATCTGCTTGACCTCAAAAACGGTGAGTGGTTCAGTGGCGTAACCGTAGCGCACAAAGTCCTTGGCAACGACAAAATCAGTATGTGGAAATGCCCCTACCACAACAGCCGGGCCTGTCTGGAAATGCTCGAACGTTTAGAGCATTTGCGGTAA